The window aatagtcagttaaggacggtgcctactaattcaaatgtttttttgccccggtttatgattatggaggaaatgtagatcttgacaagtgtcattgaaatccaaaaagaaaattgaggggtaaccacgcatttttccaagataattcatgaataatatttgtaaaaagcttttaaaatacaaagcattgtatggcgttctttctcaaattgaagcttaattatctctcaaaaatgcatggttacccccaattttctttttggataccaagactacttactaagatctactttatccggatagttttaaaccgtgcaaaaatatccctgtattagtgagcatcgcCGATAGAAAACTCAAGTATCTTGAGATGTGCAGaaggtatgcgcaataacaatagtaggcaccatccttaatttACAATAGTCATGTAATTATGAAGAGAATTGTGATAAAGTCAGATTGAAACTGACAGGTTAATGATGATGGTCATAGGTGTGGATTTGGAGATGTGCCTTGCTAGGGTAGGAAAGGGTTGCCCGACAGGAACTACCATTGATAGCCAAATATCTAAGAAGATTTGAAAGTCTACCAATTTGCATTGTGCAATAAAAACACAggactttctcctcagttcttTTGCGACCCTGATTGGCTAAAAGAAATTTTGGGAGGAGAAAAACCTTCCACATCACAAAAATACAATTATAAAAGATGATCTCGAAAGAAATCTGAATCTGAACCTTAATTCCAAACCTGAGATTTTTTACGAGATTTCAGGCTTCCACGtaaatcaaataacttgctTGCAGAGAATCAAATGGTCAAATGGTAAAGTAGCAAAAAGCCAgggaaatacatgtatgtttgaaaAGTAACTGGGTTAATATTAGCCAGAGGAAGTCCTTGAAGCCTTTAGTGACCTCGTGGTGAGCTAAACCAAAGATAGCACTTCCTGGAAGGTCTTACTTTAAAGGTAAATAATAACTATTTGAAAACGCAGAACGTACTTGTACAAGCCAGTCTTAAAAGGACTTCTCTTTTGTCTCTGTTTCTGTTTCAAGGCTTCTGTTCTCAGGTCTGCTATAAGTTGTTCAGCAGTTACTTCCTTGTGTCGCCCAAGTGGAATCAGGTGGACATTGCTTGGAGTAACCCCTTCATACTCCAGAGGAAATGTTAATGATGAAATGTCATGTGTAGCTATCGTGGCTAAGGTCCGATGGTCACACACACTATCATGCAGTTTTGTCtgtttgaaaaaacaaacaaaccatcACCATCATTAACACCTACCGGGTATATAGTAAGTTCAACATGCCAGCGGAAGTCAAACAAAAGAGCTATGATCCTACTATGACATTGTTTTGACGAGGCTAAACCACAACACTGCAAATTCCCCCACCTTGCCCTCATCTTTGCGAAGAATTTTCTCCCCCACATGATTTGAACTAGGGTTGTGGGATAAGAACTACTGTTGACAGCTCTCATATTAGAAAACAGTTACTTGAAAGTCTAGCCATTTGCGTGTGTCATAAACatgcagcactttcttctcagttattctAAGACCCTGATTGGTTGGTCTGACTGTGGTTTCAACCTGTCAACCCTCACACAGTAGCTGAATCCTTAACTCAGCCGACTGGTTAATATCATTTTTCTGTTACTTTGCCTTACTGGTAGAATAGCCACTacagtttagtttagttttattCTTTTTCTACATTAATTAAAGTACAGTGCTCAAAATTAGCAGTCGTCTGGTCCTCCCAGACAACCAGGAAGTTTACCTGGTGACCaatttttggtaaaataaaaagcctggttgcccaaagaaaaaaacaacggATAACCCAgcgaaaaatagaaaatgaattacaAAAGCAGCACCAGACTCACTTGTCCATTTTCCATTACCAATGTCAGATAGCAGTTTGAATTAAACAATAACAGTTTCTAATTTCCAACAGCTGAGCATTTTCCCATGTTTTGAATAACTGTGGCTTTGACAAAAAATTGCTGGATAGGAAAATGCAAGAGACAACATGTAGACGACGGAGATtgaaaaataatgcaaaaactTAAACTCATACTTCCACAAAAAACCACAGGCAGACCCTAGGAACTATGGGGTCTCCAACACCATGTGATTGCATCTCAAAATGGTGTGCTGCATTTCATAATTATGAGTTTCCTTACTGGCaaccaagcatttttttttttaatttcgagcactgaaAGTACCTTACAAGAGTAAAGAGATAAAACAGCAAGCTAAATTACACAAGTGATGAAAATTACGCAAAACATGCACAGTCACCAAAGTAGCTTAAGCTTTTGACTTGGTCACCAGTTGCCAACTATGGTGGACAGGTGAACATCAGTTGAGACCACATCACTAGGAACTGCTTGCCATACCCTTTGTGAACAGTGTGGGGTGAATACGAGCCAGCGTTGTTAGATAGTCCATGTAGTTTATTGACAATTGCTCGTTTTGGCTGTCTCAAAATTATCAAAACCATccaacaaataaagtcaagaatcaaagagataaaagaagatgaacaTTCAAATAGTCtcacaaaggttcaggtctaTGTGATGTTCTGTGCGGGAGTTattcaaagaaatgttttactcaaatttataaggctttgtatggagacaccatgtttgtgtccctctgaggggcacaaatatggcggccagaagctaacaaaaacataatTTTGTCATAAAgctttgctataaaaagcctgtAGTCATCTTTTGAGGGCTCATAAACGTCTACACaagtacttattctcatacaaggactgtaCAAATTGAAAAATCTCAGGGCATAAGTCACTTTTTTACCCTACGTTCACGACAGCATTCTTGGCCTCCATTTTAATATCGTGCCatgcaaaagcttagaaattcaacctttcTTTATCACAAGATGAAAAACAGTATCAAGCTGAAAATGTGGGGAAAGATAAGTcaatctcaaaaggattgacaATTCCTTATTTCTTAATTTCCAAGACATCACCTGAAAACCAAGAAATTatagcggcaggtacaaaacgcaggtcacaggtcattatttaacctatacagaaagtatcctaaacattcataaaagctaaccttaggcctaattacacctaattaggcctaaagaattCATAAAAGCtgattttaggcctaattaggcctaaagaaaagttttttaggcctaaggctaGCATTTATGAcagtttaggatactttctttataggtaaaacaatgacctgtgacctgtgccctgtgacctgcattttgtacctgccggaAATTATAGAGACTCTGGTTTTTTGCTACCGATAGCATCAGcgtcatcatgatcatcattaCCACCAAAATGAACAATTGATCTGAGTATAACAAACAAGTTATCACAGACCCAATAATCTGTCTCTAAAATTGGTTTGTGCTATTCATGAAAATACCTGAATACTGATGAACTTCTTGAAGGTCGCCATGTCAGTGAGGTCCAGATTTTTCACAACTGTACAAACAATATATGGTCTGATCTCTTGGACACTTGCTTTGACAACAACTTGAAACCTCTCGCTTTTCAAAACTCTAATCATAGTGCCCGATTGCATATAGATGCCCTCTTTCTGCTTTTCAGTGTCTCCCTCACTGGTCTTTCTGTTTCTTCCCTTCTTTCTCGATTTTTCCCcactttttcctttttcgtGTCCCACAGCAACATAATCAAGAATTGCTTTTGTGTGGCACTCTTTGATTAACTTAGCAAGCCTGCTGTCCTTGATAGCATTGTCTTGAAGGTCAAGTTTCTTCAATTTGTGGCATAGCGAGAGCTCTGTAGGGATGGACTCTATGCTATTCACATTCAATGTCAACACCTTCAAAGATGCTAGTTTTGATACATTCGAGCTTAAAGTGGTAATGTTATTGTTGGAGGCATGTACTTCTGCAAGATGTTCCAATTCGTACAGACTCTGAGGCAGGTCACCCAGCTGGTTATGGCTAACATCTAGTCTTGCAAGATTTGTTAGCCGCTTTAACTCTGGTAAGACTGTTAGCTTGTTACAGTTCAAGTTCAATGTTTGAAGTGAGCTGATTTCGCCTAAGGTTGAAGGCAAAGTTTTCAATTCGTTTCCAGATAAATCTAGAATCTTCAGTTCCCTCAACAATCCAATTGAAGAGGGCAGTTGCTGTAAAGAATTTCTATGCAAGTCCAAAGTTTTAAGGTGCAGCAAATTTCCTAAATCCTCTGGGAGAGAGGATAACCTCGTGTTCGAGATTTGAAGAAAGTTGAGGCAGTTCAACGCGAAAATGTTTTGGTCTAAGCCGTCTTTTTCAATTCTCTCTGCTATTTCTGGACCGGTCAAAACTAGTTCATATCTTTGTTCTTCTACGGCTCGCTTTACCTCTGGCCAACTCATTATGTGTTTGTGAGTTGGGGCACTCTATTGCACAAACATGAACACCATATAACGTCACAGGCTTCCCAGGCTCGGAGATCCGGGGATCGCTCAAAACAGAATTTCGACAGGGCTGCTCAACCAAGGGCGCTTGCACATCTCTTTCCGCCCTGGCTCAACCGTTCACTTGAGCCTCAATACAGTGAGAGCAAATcagtgaacggttgaccagccgtgtccgtattcgttgtaagcgagcctcgaaggattttgaatatttgaatattcatcgctgtttctcagcaatggatacttgctggaccttgaaactgggtgaggctaaatcgcgtgggtAGGTAGGTCGTGGGTAggtgggtcgtgtttgtttcaagataaaaaaagatataCACTAgctcttaggtcttaggtctagGTCTTAGGTCTCgtctgtttcgagaatttccagtcgttgatTTAAAAAGGGGTTAGGGTCagggacccacgacccacccacacacgccgattagacactctccttgaaacttggtcaatgggaagtaaatttatccgtgtggccatcgccggaatttgagcgtgactgatacgggagaagtgtgattttatcggcgagatgtgaggaaggctagaaattactttccagcctttgcTTTATTtatgtacgagtgacaacccgggaagctgagaagtcgcttaaattaGGCAAATGACGACACAGAAAGCGAGAAAATCACTAGGGCCCGGtagttcaaaagccgattaacgctaatcccagattaaaaattaaccaaggagttcatttctctactcccaaattttcaacactgatattcagcaaaactttacattagaagaaaaacaaaaataagcaaaagaaactttcaccaaaaagttgaacacatgaaacaaaagtttgcgctaatcctgtattaagttaatcggctttcgaacaaccgggcccaggcagaaacccataagggttgaaacgtgtaactaagtaccatatttggaacaacaagagcgaggggtttccaaatatggtagcactgaaacattcaaccaatcagttcgcactgaatattcggaagctgtgaacgcgcgttacacgtttcaacccttatgagtttctggccaaggacaataaagtacggcttatTTTATTAAGAacttatacatgtaaatatccTTTTGAGTGCTTGTTATCGGGATTCCAATACAAATCCTTTAGGCCGGTTTACAAGGTGCGATTTGTCGGCCCGACGGCGTCGGAGCGCAAATCcatattttcttttcactggcgaaaaatgtctgattggtcgaggccttgtcatgtgacttcaatacctcaaatcaaacatggctgccattcggtgtTTATTAGATCTCCGTCCACAAAAAAAAGACCCTtgttcaggccagtaaaacggacgaatgtttgactgcatagtgcgtttctatgccagcgagattctcttttaagccaacagtgctacgagggaaatttctttaaaaatttcaaggccaacgcgagtctcggttgctgtgacagtgttcgagtggaaattcgtttgtggagcttaccagctaatggattaccatcttgattttaattcatgcgtttatcttttaaaaagtggaacaaaaaaaagataccactaaatttccaaatggtctctcttccaactaaatagttacacgatgtttccgcgggggcccgcatctaacagaaaatgttaagattttcgcattttttttcaaaattaagttgttaaaattgccctTCAATTGGTCTatagaggaaaatttattaagaccgaggggaaaatttagaaatgtatttcagtcgttcaaaaataaattttaaagtgaatttagcagtaataataaccatgtcatagcacctcatattgggtacactagaaaggaaaccttttagttgcaattatatattatagttgttccaagcaaaatgccaattgtttgcttccctccaaattatagaaatatacatagattaggttaactctgaatagccaaatcTACTGCAccacattgacaacaaaaatacttttaaaatcaggaattgattttatcttctagcaataaaacagccggaggatataaaattaggtatcttcaaagtttagaaaacttgttgaaggtgattcagtgccaccctcccaaaacttttcacaaatttcacgctggcctactaagtacttccagtactgaacaaattatttaacctctctttgcggactctggttgcaacacagctgcttcaataattttaatccccttgcattagatttaacttttagaaaaaaccttaacttcatatttccgtaataatcgttcaaagatattgagcaaaagcatacaaagctacatttgaaagggacataatcccatgttgcagttttctggataagacttcacagaaataactcctgttacctttccatatgtaaagaggtcccatgatttatgagtcaattagtcaatgagtcaatgagacacACAGTCAATATtattagcaataatttattgattaagcctaagcccttgtttcagtgattaggtatAAACAGGTAAGgttaaattttagctttcattttatgggttaaggtaactgcactaactcattgactcataaatcatatgtaaaaatacaatgtatttcaacattagatgcaaaAATGATTTTTAGCGATTGCTGTAAATAACGTAATagtaatcattcctaccatttcaaaggatgaataaattaaagttgaatgcagtaagtgtcagaagtaaaaaaagtgTTCCAATTTGtttaagctgtaatcaatttccatccttgctttagtccctggatagtgtTAAACAATGTTGGTGAACAAACTGCCCCAAAGGGGATTCCCTTACGAAAATGGCAGCGgttcttgttgttcctttttggagaaaaaattgtGGATTTAtactgcttatgatactgagaccaaagagctggcagagttgctgcagtacatttaaggctatcaatctgaaaaatgaatggaactgtagaacAATTTGGTAAgagagcaaataacttttacttatgaattataaaatgccagtcatttgccaatttagaactggttcctctaaggggtcagatttctttagcctacatgcacaaaacaagattctgttacctttaagggttgttaaAAATAAAGACCCCTCCTATGCAAACTGCATTCTCATGcttggattctcattgatttaatgacttaaaTGTATTATGCAAATATGTTGGACAATAAaactcaaataccataaaagtatttttaacctaacttttttgcaaagtttacaccttgagccaccagcttcaactttgatactttgttctaaaagccaatgCAGTTgatagcaatggtggaggtgatgactttgttttcgttcaaaagtcaaagtaatgatggaatttaaccctttcacccctaatccggccatacttggtattttactctgtctaaagccagactattttgctctgtctaacaccagacgattttacttgtcaatggggaactccatggagtcaacagtcttacagtacttctcaacataaagaaaatgaattctgtggacttaaacattcccaaatagaaatgccgtatattccaaATGTGGTTACGTAAACttttcaagatttacctgcttcagaaACTTCAAATCagtgaatattttgaatatttttcctgacctcctgcaaactatgtacactttttaattgtttgccctttaaaagtaacattcagaaataatgcaaatacaactgaggctgttttgcattatctacaagacaagacaacaatatcttttattcaaacacaatcaatattaaagcaataatacatgcttgtggggtcatgtgctaactataataaagatacactacaggaaataaaagcttaaaactaactatgtgacagacataggatatctacacatacgGGATCAGAAAAATatatcaattgctatccaaaatatcatattgcaaatacaccaaaaggtaacggttgattgacaagttccttgtgcaaaatagTAGAGCATCTTTGAAGTCccgcaggaccaagatgagaagttatgataaaaactttaaacatattttttaccaaaattattttactgccatcaaccccaatgagaccttatgcatgggacactgtttctagctgcagctacaaatcacataatatattaataaattttgccatgtaagaaaagaacaaacatgtggggtgtaagcaaaaaaagtccaaggcaataaagcttcctttcagccttttcaggaacaactatccactgtcaaccatacttgactcaaaacagaatttccttgatccaacaacacatgacagtcccctaaaaccaaaattacatcattaatgctccagaaaacaatagtctaaaaaaacctgaatctatagatacctatatacatctgtacctacacgtCTGTTCgtccaaaaattattttaactaacatggattttgattttgattttaaactcaaattaattgcaaatccataacttggtaactacaggtccacatcagctgatagCTGCCGATGCAACTattactttgtaatttttgtaattttaacctgctttatcaaataaagaattgattgattgatacatgtacttgaacgcaaggatcgttaagttgtgactgctaaaaagtataataacttagacattcaccagaaaagggaatataaatgaccttaaaagcagctatttaaaatatttgatactagggttacgttcccaatgagacaatcacagtcaaaatcaaattcatatctgatcgaatcattgatcattcatgcacaggtgccgatcgtaaggtgtaacgcagaaaaaaataaccttcacgttgaacaatattaccatttccctgccacctggtacaagccaattcacacatgaacggaaaccttaggaatcctcctttctgtacattacagtaactttttgtacccggtggcaacaaactttccacatcaaaaattgcgtaaaaaactcacctgtttcgcagctcttttcccacgaaataaaattttccaggagcaaattttccgaggatgctcgttggattggacttttaaacgatttacacaacatagacgttctctaagaatacattccaattgaaactggcgttaaaactagccttgatcgctttaaaaagaacggaaaccaacaagctaccgattctcaaaaggcagccatttttctgttctcct of the Montipora foliosa isolate CH-2021 chromosome 14, ASM3666993v2, whole genome shotgun sequence genome contains:
- the LOC137985553 gene encoding leucine-rich repeat-containing protein 47-like, which encodes MSWPEVKRAVEEQRYELVLTGPEIAERIEKDGLDQNIFALNCLNFLQISNTRLSSLPEDLGNLLHLKTLDLHRNSLQQLPSSIGLLRELKILDLSGNELKTLPSTLGEISSLQTLNLNCNKLTVLPELKRLTNLARLDVSHNQLGDLPQSLYELEHLAEVHASNNNITTLSSNVSKLASLKVLTLNVNSIESIPTELSLCHKLKKLDLQDNAIKDSRLAKLIKECHTKAILDYVAVGHEKGKSGEKSRKKGRNRKTSEGDTEKQKEGIYMQSGTMIRVLKSERFQVVVKASVQEIRPYIVCTVVKNLDLTDMATFKKFISIQTKLHDSVCDHRTLATIATHDISSLTFPLEYEGVTPSNVHLIPLGRHKEVTAEQLIADLRTEALKQKQRQKRSPFKTGLYKYLSLVQDTPLYAVVRDRNKTVISFPPVTNSENSKIKAGKLDVLLEVTSAVDLGTCKSVMEHLINSMVESGFHSSQETCATASARDDSAGGTKELIIEQARVVNSEGQLKVVYPSRVDLQFEAVKVLYEEKA